In one Echinicola marina genomic region, the following are encoded:
- the ytxJ gene encoding bacillithiol system redox-active protein YtxJ gives MAWKSIENLAQIQQLKEESKTQPVLIFKHSTSCSISGMAWNRLQRNWQDEDFEKVSPYILDLLSYRDISNAIAVEFAVGHESPQVILVKDGMAYYDSSHMGINYQEIIGQVG, from the coding sequence ATGGCTTGGAAATCAATCGAAAATTTGGCTCAGATTCAGCAGCTAAAAGAAGAAAGCAAAACCCAACCTGTTTTGATCTTTAAACATTCTACTAGCTGTTCCATTAGTGGAATGGCCTGGAACCGTCTTCAGCGCAACTGGCAAGATGAGGACTTTGAAAAGGTCAGTCCTTATATTTTGGATCTTTTGAGCTATAGGGATATATCAAATGCAATCGCAGTGGAGTTTGCTGTAGGACATGAGTCTCCTCAAGTTATTCTGGTAAAGGATGGCATGGCTTATTATGATAGTAGTCATATGGGGATCAATTATCAGGAAATCATTGGCCAGGTTGGTTGA
- a CDS encoding outer membrane beta-barrel protein, which translates to MKQAITFLIIGILLSTFNWQVVAQQNRGGRGQGTSAMGPSSIAGHVLDAETKEPLIGANVRLKSETDSIMGAGVTDERGDFTIVRPRVSRLIVEISYIGYLKSSQVIDQRGSVDLGEISLMGNSNELGEVLVEGQVPVGEMKGDTAVFNADAFKTKENGYAEDLIKKIPGVVIENGKIQAQGEDVQKVLVDGREFFGNDPNIALKNLPSNMIDQVEILDQKSDQSRLTGLDDGNYAKTINIITKGNMRNGYFGRVYGGYGNEDRYSAGGNINLFNGDKRISIIGLSNNINQQNFSSQDLLGVSGGAGGGSRRRGGGGGDGNFLTGNNNGIAKTNSLGLNYSDKWGDKMNFTGSYFFNHSNNGLIQKTNTETVISEDKRQYYQEDLLRNTKNENHRINAKIEYDINESNSLIISPSLSWQNNKMLSDEYGLNLDQDLDSLSAAQTGNSRLADGYNISNNLTYRYKFDKQGRTISTNIYTGFNKRDQVTDLLMANRDFVRSSVDTVIQQSNALSDGFNYRANITYTEPLSEKSIMSFDYQIGNNKSAADQKTFVLMQEQNLMVLDTALSNEFDNKFTTQKAGVGYRFSDNGLNVNFNVDYQNAQLNNHAFFPEEATFKRSFNNVLPNASIMYRDRESGKNIRFRYRTSTNEPSVNQLQNVINNNNPLQLSVGNPNLGQSYNHNFFMNYGKFDMERSKTMFLFATGSFTNNYIGTHTYVAENDTLINGEVLLRKGGQITQPVNLSGNWNARLFFNYGTPLEKLKSNLNLNSSVSYNRTPGMINNEVNYNNNIGLTQRLSLTSNISKDIDFTVSTATTYNIVKSSLQSNLDNNYYQQNSNLQLYYSPNDGKLFFNTTMANTLYTGLSEGFDQSIWLWNIEGGYRFLKDNKGELKLTIFDILGQNQSVNRSVSDVTVSDVYSNVLTSYGLVTFTYIIGKFKKSDEDERGGGFRRFGPPPGGARSW; encoded by the coding sequence ATGAAACAAGCGATTACATTTTTAATTATTGGGATTTTACTTTCTACGTTTAATTGGCAGGTTGTTGCACAGCAGAATAGGGGTGGCAGAGGACAAGGCACTTCTGCTATGGGACCTTCCAGTATTGCAGGGCATGTGCTAGATGCAGAAACCAAGGAGCCTTTGATAGGTGCCAATGTGCGTTTAAAATCAGAGACGGACAGTATTATGGGGGCGGGAGTAACCGATGAGCGAGGTGATTTTACTATTGTTCGTCCAAGGGTTTCTCGTTTGATCGTGGAAATTTCATACATAGGCTATCTCAAATCGAGTCAAGTGATCGACCAGCGTGGATCAGTGGATCTGGGAGAGATCAGTTTGATGGGGAATAGTAATGAACTAGGAGAGGTATTGGTAGAAGGGCAGGTTCCTGTGGGTGAAATGAAAGGTGATACTGCTGTTTTCAATGCGGATGCTTTTAAGACCAAGGAAAATGGTTATGCGGAGGACCTGATCAAGAAGATTCCTGGGGTAGTCATAGAAAATGGTAAAATACAGGCCCAAGGGGAGGATGTGCAAAAGGTCTTAGTGGATGGCAGGGAGTTCTTTGGGAATGACCCTAATATTGCCTTGAAAAACCTCCCTTCCAATATGATAGACCAAGTAGAAATCTTAGACCAAAAATCAGATCAGTCCAGACTCACTGGTTTGGATGATGGCAATTATGCCAAGACCATTAATATCATTACCAAAGGAAATATGCGTAATGGGTATTTTGGAAGAGTCTATGGAGGATATGGCAATGAGGATAGATATTCAGCAGGAGGAAACATTAATCTCTTTAATGGAGACAAAAGAATATCCATTATCGGCCTATCCAATAATATTAACCAACAGAATTTTTCCTCCCAAGACCTACTGGGTGTGTCTGGTGGAGCAGGGGGAGGATCGCGGCGGAGAGGTGGCGGAGGGGGAGATGGTAACTTCCTTACCGGAAATAATAACGGCATTGCCAAGACCAATTCCCTAGGCCTTAACTACAGCGATAAATGGGGTGATAAAATGAATTTTACAGGTAGTTACTTTTTTAATCATTCGAACAATGGTCTGATTCAAAAAACGAACACGGAAACCGTTATCTCTGAGGATAAAAGGCAGTATTATCAAGAAGATCTCTTACGTAATACCAAAAATGAAAATCACCGTATCAATGCAAAAATTGAATATGATATAAACGAAAGTAATTCCCTTATCATCAGTCCTAGTTTGAGTTGGCAAAACAATAAAATGCTCAGTGATGAGTATGGTTTAAACCTAGATCAGGACTTAGATTCTTTAAGTGCTGCCCAGACAGGTAATTCACGATTGGCCGATGGTTATAATATTTCCAATAATCTTACTTATCGCTATAAATTTGATAAGCAAGGAAGAACCATAAGTACCAATATTTATACAGGGTTCAATAAAAGGGATCAAGTTACAGACTTGTTGATGGCCAATCGCGATTTTGTTAGGAGTTCAGTGGATACGGTCATTCAGCAAAGTAATGCCCTTTCTGATGGCTTCAATTATAGGGCAAATATTACCTATACTGAACCACTCAGTGAAAAGTCCATCATGTCCTTTGATTATCAGATAGGCAATAACAAAAGTGCAGCTGATCAAAAAACCTTTGTTTTAATGCAGGAACAGAATTTGATGGTCTTGGATACAGCCTTGAGCAATGAATTTGACAATAAGTTTACCACCCAAAAAGCAGGCGTCGGGTATCGCTTTAGTGATAATGGCCTTAATGTCAACTTCAATGTGGATTACCAAAATGCTCAGTTGAACAATCATGCGTTTTTTCCCGAGGAGGCGACTTTTAAAAGAAGTTTTAATAATGTTTTGCCCAACGCGAGCATCATGTATCGGGACAGGGAAAGTGGTAAAAATATCCGTTTTCGCTACAGAACCAGTACCAATGAGCCCAGCGTCAATCAATTACAAAATGTGATCAATAATAATAATCCATTGCAGCTGAGTGTAGGAAATCCCAATCTGGGACAGAGTTATAACCATAATTTCTTTATGAACTATGGAAAGTTTGACATGGAAAGGTCCAAGACCATGTTTTTGTTTGCAACGGGTTCATTTACCAACAACTATATAGGGACACACACTTATGTAGCAGAAAATGATACCTTGATCAATGGGGAGGTGCTTCTAAGAAAAGGAGGACAGATCACCCAACCTGTTAATTTGAGTGGCAACTGGAATGCAAGGCTGTTTTTTAATTATGGTACTCCTTTAGAAAAATTGAAATCTAATTTGAACCTAAATTCCAGTGTGAGCTATAATAGAACTCCTGGAATGATCAATAATGAAGTGAATTATAATAATAATATTGGTCTGACTCAGCGTTTGTCCTTGACGAGTAATATTTCAAAAGACATCGATTTTACGGTTTCTACTGCGACGACCTACAATATTGTCAAAAGCAGTTTGCAAAGTAACCTGGACAATAACTATTATCAGCAAAACTCCAATTTGCAGCTTTATTATTCTCCTAATGATGGAAAACTATTCTTTAATACAACTATGGCTAATACCCTTTATACTGGATTGTCAGAAGGCTTTGACCAGAGTATCTGGTTATGGAATATTGAGGGTGGATATAGATTTTTGAAGGATAATAAGGGAGAATTGAAACTGACTATTTTCGATATTTTGGGTCAAAATCAAAGTGTAAACAGGTCAGTTTCTGATGTGACCGTTTCAGATGTTTATTCCAATGTTTTGACCAGTTATGGCTTAGTGACTTTTACCTATATCATTGGTAAGTTCAAAAAGTCTGATGAAGATGAAAGAGGAGGCGGATTCAGGAGGTTTGGTCCTCCTCCTGGTGGGGCCAGAAGCTGGTAA